One segment of Saprospiraceae bacterium DNA contains the following:
- a CDS encoding insulinase family protein: MKYFSKITAVTAFLLAAAFCSTVVAQQTPSGAPAIPMPSGNVRQAAPAPGSAPKIQIGKAETFKLDNGLTVIVVENHKLPRASFQIFVDNDPVQEKDAAGYVQMMGELLSKGTKTRTKSQIDEAVDFIGATLSSSQNGVNGSCLSKHSEKLLEIMSDVLLNPSFPAEELEKAKRRQESGLAANKDDANAIANNVGSVLRYGKNHPYGEIMTEESLAKINLDQIRGHYNTYFKPNIAYFVVVGDVTKAQAEKYAKQYFGKWQKGDVPMHKYAVPQAPAKTQVDFVHKPGAVQSVINITYPVDLLPGTQEAIKGRVANALFGGYFNSRINANLREGHGWTYGARSSLNPDRLVGSFNATASVRNAVTDSSIIELLKEMRRMASEPVPNDELQVVKNVLTGQFSQSLEQPGTVANFALSTARFKLPADYYEKYLQVLQNVTPQDVAAMAKKYINPDRAHILVVGNKDDVADRLKQFSPEGKVNMYDVYGNPIIPSGAKLPAGMTAEKVIEDYVNAIGGTAKIAAIKDLKMTSVIQTGGPELTLSTWQKDGKIATDMTMNGMSMSKQQFDGTKAKESGMGGSRDLEGEDLNDLKEQALFCKEATYLTGGYKLALKGLEQINGSDAYIVEVERPDGKKRTEYYDMKTSLKVREVSSVTGQDGQPASMTTDLADYKEMNGVLFPHTVTLIGIMPVPLKGVVKELKVNGGIDDKVFKL; this comes from the coding sequence ATGAAGTATTTTTCAAAAATAACAGCCGTCACAGCTTTTTTGCTGGCGGCAGCATTTTGTTCCACCGTTGTAGCCCAACAAACGCCCAGCGGCGCACCTGCCATACCCATGCCAAGCGGCAATGTTCGTCAGGCTGCTCCCGCTCCCGGCTCTGCTCCCAAAATTCAAATCGGGAAAGCGGAGACGTTCAAACTCGACAACGGCCTCACGGTCATCGTGGTCGAAAACCATAAGTTGCCCAGAGCTTCATTTCAAATTTTTGTGGACAATGACCCCGTGCAAGAGAAAGACGCAGCGGGCTATGTCCAAATGATGGGCGAATTGCTTTCCAAAGGCACCAAGACCCGCACCAAATCGCAGATAGATGAAGCGGTGGATTTTATTGGCGCCACGCTTTCTTCCAGCCAAAATGGGGTGAATGGCTCATGCCTGTCCAAACATTCCGAAAAGCTGTTGGAAATCATGTCCGACGTGTTGCTCAACCCAAGCTTTCCGGCAGAAGAGTTGGAAAAAGCAAAGCGTCGCCAAGAGAGCGGTCTCGCGGCCAACAAAGATGATGCGAACGCGATTGCCAACAATGTAGGCTCGGTGTTGCGCTACGGCAAAAACCATCCTTATGGCGAAATCATGACCGAAGAGTCGTTGGCAAAAATCAACCTCGACCAGATTCGAGGCCACTACAACACTTATTTCAAGCCCAATATCGCCTATTTCGTGGTGGTGGGCGATGTGACCAAAGCGCAAGCGGAGAAATACGCGAAGCAGTATTTTGGCAAATGGCAAAAAGGCGATGTGCCCATGCACAAATACGCCGTGCCACAAGCACCCGCCAAGACTCAAGTGGATTTCGTGCACAAACCCGGGGCTGTGCAGTCGGTCATCAACATCACTTACCCGGTTGACCTCCTGCCCGGCACTCAGGAGGCCATTAAGGGGCGTGTGGCCAACGCATTGTTTGGAGGGTATTTCAACAGCCGCATCAACGCCAATTTGCGTGAAGGACACGGCTGGACCTACGGCGCGCGCAGCTCGCTCAATCCCGACCGTCTGGTAGGTTCTTTCAATGCCACCGCGAGCGTCCGCAATGCGGTGACCGATAGCTCTATCATCGAGCTGTTGAAAGAAATGCGGCGCATGGCCTCCGAGCCGGTACCCAACGATGAGCTGCAAGTGGTGAAAAACGTTTTGACTGGGCAGTTTTCGCAAAGCCTCGAGCAGCCCGGCACGGTGGCCAATTTCGCGCTCTCGACCGCCCGCTTCAAGTTGCCAGCCGACTATTATGAAAAATACCTCCAAGTGCTGCAAAACGTGACACCCCAAGATGTCGCTGCTATGGCCAAAAAGTACATCAACCCCGACCGCGCGCACATTCTCGTGGTAGGCAACAAAGATGATGTGGCCGACCGCCTGAAGCAATTCTCGCCCGAAGGAAAAGTCAATATGTACGACGTTTATGGCAATCCCATCATTCCCTCTGGCGCCAAGCTGCCCGCTGGCATGACGGCGGAAAAGGTCATCGAGGATTATGTGAACGCTATCGGCGGCACCGCGAAAATCGCGGCCATCAAAGACCTGAAAATGACAAGCGTGATACAAACGGGCGGGCCTGAACTGACTTTGTCCACATGGCAGAAAGACGGCAAAATCGCCACCGACATGACCATGAACGGTATGTCCATGTCGAAACAACAGTTCGACGGCACCAAAGCAAAGGAATCAGGCATGGGCGGCTCGCGCGACTTGGAAGGCGAAGACCTCAACGACTTGAAGGAGCAGGCACTCTTTTGCAAAGAAGCCACCTACCTGACAGGCGGCTATAAACTAGCCCTCAAAGGGCTGGAGCAAATCAACGGTAGCGATGCCTACATCGTAGAGGTGGAACGCCCCGATGGGAAAAAGCGCACGGAGTACTACGATATGAAGACCAGCCTCAAAGTGCGTGAAGTCAGCAGCGTGACCGGCCAAGACGGTCAGCCAGCCAGCATGACGACCGACCTTGCCGACTACAAGGAGATGAATGGCGTTTTGTTTCCCCATACCGTGACGCTCATCGGCATCATGCCAGTGCCGCTCAAAGGCGTGGTAAAAGAATTGAAAGTAAATGGTGGCATTGACGATAAGGTTTTCAAGCTGTAA
- a CDS encoding insulinase family protein has product MKSLSLSLFLCAFLLQAAVAQNIKFVEYELPNGLKVILHEDHSTPIVAVSVMYHVGSKNEKPKRSGFAHFFEHLLFEGSENIKRGEFDDYINNAGGSNNANTWYDRTYYFEVLPSNQLALGLWLESERMLHAKVENIGIETQRQVVKEERRQRVDNQPYGRLLEETMKRLYKVHPYKSSVIGSMEDLDAAEEADYQQFYKDFYRPDNAILSIAGDIDIEQTKKLIDAFFKDIPRGKGEIQRKFPQEPPMTRELRDTVYDNVQLPAVVLGYHIPAQGTKDFYAVKMLGMLLSQGESSRMQKIIVDEQQKAVFAGSFPLELEDPGVNICFAIGNMGVDPSDLEKSMDAVISDVQTNLIPETEFQKLQNQVETDFVTANNTVAGIAESLANYKMYYGDANLINTELERYRKVTREDIRNAANKYFNKNARVVLYWLPKTRQP; this is encoded by the coding sequence ATGAAGAGTCTCTCTCTGTCCCTTTTTCTTTGTGCTTTCTTGCTCCAAGCCGCCGTTGCCCAGAACATCAAGTTCGTGGAATACGAGCTGCCCAACGGTCTGAAAGTCATCCTTCACGAAGACCATTCTACCCCCATCGTGGCGGTGTCCGTCATGTATCATGTAGGCTCCAAAAATGAAAAACCCAAGCGTTCGGGCTTCGCGCACTTCTTTGAGCACTTGCTTTTCGAGGGTTCTGAAAACATCAAGCGCGGCGAATTCGACGACTACATCAACAATGCCGGTGGCAGCAACAATGCCAACACTTGGTACGACCGCACCTACTACTTTGAGGTGTTGCCCAGCAACCAACTCGCGCTCGGCCTTTGGCTCGAAAGCGAGCGCATGCTCCACGCAAAAGTCGAGAACATCGGCATCGAAACCCAGCGCCAGGTGGTGAAAGAGGAGCGCCGCCAACGGGTGGACAATCAGCCCTATGGCCGCCTGCTCGAAGAGACCATGAAGCGGCTCTACAAGGTGCATCCCTACAAGAGCTCCGTCATCGGCTCCATGGAAGACCTCGATGCGGCGGAAGAAGCCGACTATCAACAATTCTATAAAGACTTCTATCGTCCTGACAACGCCATTCTATCCATCGCTGGCGATATAGACATAGAGCAGACGAAAAAGCTTATAGATGCTTTCTTCAAAGACATCCCGCGTGGCAAAGGGGAAATACAACGCAAATTTCCGCAGGAACCACCCATGACTCGTGAGTTGCGCGACACGGTGTACGACAACGTGCAGCTGCCAGCCGTGGTGCTAGGCTACCACATCCCTGCGCAAGGCACCAAAGACTTCTATGCCGTGAAGATGCTCGGCATGCTGCTCAGCCAAGGCGAAAGCAGCCGGATGCAAAAAATCATCGTGGACGAGCAGCAAAAGGCCGTGTTCGCAGGCTCATTCCCGCTCGAGCTCGAAGACCCCGGCGTGAACATCTGCTTTGCCATCGGCAACATGGGCGTGGACCCCTCCGATTTGGAAAAATCAATGGATGCCGTCATCTCTGACGTGCAGACCAATCTGATACCGGAGACGGAGTTTCAAAAACTTCAAAATCAGGTTGAAACAGATTTCGTGACGGCCAACAACACGGTGGCCGGCATCGCGGAAAGCCTCGCCAACTACAAAATGTACTACGGCGATGCCAACCTCATCAACACGGAACTCGAACGCTATCGCAAAGTGACCCGCGAAGACATTCGCAATGCGGCCAACAAGTATTTCAACAAGAATGCCCGCGTGGTGCTCTACTGGCTGCCCAAAACAAGACAACCCTGA
- a CDS encoding Uma2 family endonuclease has translation MLEAESATATRPYTAEEYFELEKRLEECHEFVCEKIELVVVPTASIRHTNEVKDAELIIEVDSEDSYNRDHKAKPKEYTEHFPTLRYYLIVNQYEPLVAVYSRQNANEKWSYETFGHLEDEISLDFFLGKTSPSHHSQKITFGEAKAN, from the coding sequence ATGCTGGAGGCAGAAAGTGCGACGGCGACAAGACCATATACTGCCGAGGAATACTTCGAGTTGGAAAAACGCTTGGAAGAGTGCCATGAATTTGTTTGCGAGAAGATTGAACTGGTGGTCGTGCCAACGGCCTCCATCCGACACACAAATGAGGTGAAAGATGCTGAATTGATTATCGAAGTAGACTCGGAAGACTCGTACAATCGTGACCACAAAGCCAAGCCCAAGGAATACACCGAGCATTTCCCCACCCTGCGCTATTACTTGATTGTGAACCAATATGAACCCTTAGTGGCTGTTTACAGCCGTCAGAACGCTAATGAAAAGTGGAGTTATGAGACGTTCGGTCATTTGGAAGACGAGATTTCACTCGATTTTTTTTTAGGCAAAACTTCCCCTTCGCATCATTCACAAAAAATCACTTTTGGCGAAGCCAAAGCTAACTAA
- a CDS encoding DUF4442 domain-containing protein: MTPASFQQLVNTPWRMRLFMLWKLPAAWFMGISIRHCDGERAVVRLPYRWRSQNPFRSIYFAAQCAAGEMSTGMLALMHLQGKAAVSMLVTKVEAEFLKKASATLLFTCEDGKALEASIQQALETGEPQVFKATSIGTLPDGTEAARIWITWSFKRKGT, encoded by the coding sequence ATGACACCAGCATCTTTCCAACAATTGGTCAACACGCCGTGGCGCATGCGCCTTTTTATGTTGTGGAAACTTCCCGCAGCATGGTTTATGGGTATAAGCATCCGGCATTGCGACGGGGAGCGAGCGGTGGTGCGCTTGCCTTATCGGTGGCGCTCACAGAATCCTTTTCGCTCCATCTACTTTGCGGCACAATGTGCTGCGGGAGAAATGTCAACCGGGATGTTGGCGCTCATGCACCTGCAAGGCAAGGCTGCCGTTTCGATGCTTGTGACCAAAGTGGAGGCCGAGTTTTTAAAAAAAGCATCTGCAACATTGCTGTTTACCTGTGAGGATGGGAAGGCTTTGGAGGCTTCGATTCAGCAGGCCTTGGAGACGGGCGAACCGCAGGTTTTCAAGGCAACTTCTATTGGCACACTACCCGACGGGACGGAAGCAGCGAGGATATGGATTACTTGGTCGTTCAAAAGAAAAGGGACATAA
- a CDS encoding GNAT family N-acetyltransferase, protein MTIKKVQPADAETLRTLAERTFRDAWQTQNDPVAFEAYCSENFSLENMRAELAASSSEFYFAMKNGEPIAYLKLNIDKSPPADDAPQPSGQFFGKALQLERIYVRQDVQSQGLGAELLQFVEQRARETSATWVWLSVWQKSPRTIQFYERHGYTIFGIETFWVGDDPQPDWLMRKPL, encoded by the coding sequence ATGACCATCAAAAAAGTCCAACCAGCCGATGCGGAAACCCTCCGCACCCTCGCCGAGCGCACCTTCCGCGACGCGTGGCAGACCCAAAATGACCCAGTCGCATTTGAAGCATATTGCAGTGAGAATTTTTCATTGGAAAATATGCGAGCCGAACTCGCCGCATCCAGCTCAGAGTTTTATTTTGCGATGAAAAACGGCGAGCCAATAGCCTATTTGAAATTGAATATTGACAAAAGCCCCCCAGCAGATGATGCCCCCCAGCCATCGGGCCAATTTTTTGGCAAGGCACTTCAACTCGAACGCATCTATGTACGCCAAGATGTTCAAAGCCAAGGGCTTGGAGCGGAATTGCTGCAATTTGTGGAACAACGCGCCCGCGAAACCAGCGCGACTTGGGTGTGGCTCAGCGTGTGGCAAAAATCGCCGCGCACCATACAATTCTACGAGCGACACGGATACACTATCTTTGGCATCGAAACCTTTTGGGTGGGCGACGACCCGCAGCCTGACTGGCTCATGCGAAAACCGCTTTAG
- a CDS encoding DUF5615 family PIN-like protein produces the protein MKFFVDEQLPESLCRFLLAKGFDAVHVNTLRAGQQMPDLDICKKSVKESRVVISKDSDFLKRFLLLRVPHKLLFLTTGNIRTVIYFFSSRLIFP, from the coding sequence ATGAAGTTTTTTGTGGATGAACAGTTGCCGGAATCGCTCTGTCGCTTCCTTTTGGCAAAAGGATTCGACGCTGTTCATGTCAACACTTTGCGGGCGGGGCAGCAAATGCCCGACCTTGATATCTGCAAGAAAAGCGTAAAAGAAAGCCGGGTGGTAATTTCCAAAGATTCTGATTTCCTGAAACGATTTTTGCTCTTGCGCGTGCCTCACAAACTTCTTTTCCTCACCACCGGAAATATCAGAACAGTGATTTACTTCTTCTCTTCGAGGCTAATTTTTCCCTGA
- a CDS encoding DUF433 domain-containing protein: MRLQERITVNPEICHGKPTIRGSRMLVATILELLSAGMTHEEILADYPGLEENDILASLEFAARLAQFKTFDLQSAA, translated from the coding sequence ATGCGCTTGCAAGAACGAATCACGGTCAACCCGGAAATATGTCACGGCAAACCCACCATTCGCGGCTCGCGGATGCTGGTAGCGACCATTCTGGAATTGTTGTCGGCGGGTATGACCCATGAAGAGATTTTGGCCGACTATCCCGGCTTGGAGGAAAATGACATATTGGCCAGCCTCGAATTTGCCGCCCGGCTCGCCCAATTCAAAACTTTTGACCTTCAATCGGCGGCATGA
- a CDS encoding acyl-CoA carboxylase subunit beta: protein MSTTNTLSLEAEKNTDAFKLAVSNLNRRLEKIHEGGGPKRIEKLHQQGKMTARERIEYLLDKDKPRIEVGAFAGYEMYQEHGGCPAGGVVVVIGYVRGRQVIVVANDATVKAGAWFPITGKKNLRAQEIAMENRLPIIYLVDSAGVYLPMQDEIFPDKEHFGRIFRNNAKMSSAGIPQIAAIMGACVAGGAYLPIMSDEALIVEKTGSVFLAGPYLVKAAIGENADQETLGGAATHSEISGVTDYKMPDDKTCLDTVKDLVDKFGRFENAGFDRIEPQPAFGKPDDIFEIYPENGAKPYDTVELLRRLVDEGKLTQYKEHYGKTIITAYARIDGWAVGIVANNRLVSKNAKGEIQFGGVIYSDSADKATRFILNCNQKKIPLVFLHDVTGFMVGTRSEHGGIIKDGAKMVNAVSNSTVPKFSIVIGNSYGAGNYAMCGKAYDPRLIAAWPTAKIAVMGGEQAAKVLTQIQVETLKGKGEAPDPAAEKELFEKIKARYIAQTSPYYAAARLWVDAIIDPRDTRQWISMGIEAANNAPVEKFNVGVIQV from the coding sequence ATGTCCACCACAAACACTCTCAGCCTTGAAGCCGAAAAAAACACCGATGCTTTCAAACTCGCTGTCTCCAACCTGAATCGCCGACTCGAAAAAATCCACGAAGGCGGCGGCCCAAAGCGCATCGAAAAACTTCACCAACAGGGCAAAATGACCGCCCGCGAACGCATCGAATATCTGCTGGATAAAGACAAACCCCGCATCGAAGTCGGCGCGTTCGCAGGCTACGAGATGTACCAGGAACACGGCGGCTGCCCGGCGGGTGGGGTAGTGGTCGTCATCGGTTACGTGCGCGGGCGGCAAGTCATCGTCGTCGCCAACGATGCGACCGTGAAGGCCGGGGCGTGGTTTCCCATCACGGGCAAAAAGAATTTGCGGGCGCAGGAAATCGCGATGGAAAACCGTCTGCCCATCATTTACCTCGTGGACTCAGCGGGCGTTTACCTACCCATGCAGGACGAAATTTTCCCTGATAAAGAACATTTCGGACGGATTTTCCGCAACAACGCGAAGATGTCGTCCGCCGGAATTCCTCAAATCGCCGCCATCATGGGCGCTTGCGTGGCGGGCGGCGCGTACCTCCCCATCATGTCCGACGAGGCTTTGATTGTGGAAAAAACCGGCTCCGTTTTTCTCGCCGGCCCCTACCTCGTGAAAGCCGCCATCGGCGAAAATGCCGACCAGGAAACCCTCGGCGGCGCGGCCACGCACTCCGAAATCTCTGGCGTGACCGACTACAAAATGCCTGACGACAAAACCTGCCTCGACACGGTGAAGGATTTGGTGGATAAATTTGGCCGATTTGAAAATGCCGGGTTCGACCGCATCGAGCCGCAACCTGCCTTTGGCAAACCCGACGATATTTTTGAAATTTACCCTGAAAACGGCGCAAAACCCTACGACACGGTCGAACTTCTGCGCCGCCTCGTGGACGAGGGCAAACTCACGCAGTATAAAGAACATTACGGCAAAACCATCATCACCGCTTACGCCCGCATAGATGGCTGGGCGGTGGGCATTGTGGCGAACAACCGTTTGGTCAGCAAAAATGCGAAAGGCGAAATCCAGTTTGGCGGCGTCATTTATTCGGATTCGGCGGACAAGGCCACGCGATTTATCCTGAATTGCAACCAGAAAAAAATCCCCCTCGTGTTCCTCCACGACGTGACGGGCTTCATGGTCGGCACGCGCTCCGAACACGGCGGCATCATCAAAGACGGCGCGAAAATGGTGAACGCCGTGTCCAACTCGACCGTGCCGAAATTCAGCATCGTCATCGGCAACTCCTATGGCGCGGGCAATTACGCCATGTGCGGCAAAGCCTACGACCCGCGCCTCATCGCCGCTTGGCCGACCGCCAAAATCGCCGTCATGGGCGGCGAACAGGCCGCCAAAGTCTTGACACAGATACAAGTAGAGACTCTAAAAGGCAAAGGCGAAGCCCCCGACCCGGCTGCGGAAAAAGAACTTTTTGAAAAAATAAAAGCCCGCTACATCGCCCAGACCTCACCCTACTACGCCGCCGCCCGCCTCTGGGTGGATGCCATCATTGACCCGCGCGACACTCGCCAATGGATTTCGATGGGCATCGAAGCGGCGAACAACGCGCCGGTGGAGAAGTTTAATGTGGGGGTGATTCAAGTGTAA
- a CDS encoding DUF3667 domain-containing protein: protein MATCKNCAHEFEGKFCPQCGQKAKTKRITTKQVFKEARERLFHYDQGFFYTMKEMLVRPGHSVREYLEGKRVRHFKPLKFLFWSAAINFLIFHYIGLDKELMQKLSDQQQGSHPIGQRLSQKVFQVLSDHPALMLFCMIPFIAFWSWLLFRRRGYNYAEHFVLNTFLMGELTMASVVTLPISKFLSSVSTTAWPMTLFSLMLWVVYFGWAYSQLLQHRKIGVWLKGGLSILLGYIFLIMVITIFVVIVIIFFRPQMEAWLAS from the coding sequence ATGGCAACTTGTAAAAACTGCGCACACGAGTTCGAGGGAAAATTCTGCCCTCAATGCGGGCAGAAAGCAAAGACGAAACGCATCACCACCAAGCAGGTATTCAAAGAGGCGCGGGAACGGCTCTTCCACTACGACCAAGGCTTCTTTTACACGATGAAGGAAATGTTGGTGCGCCCCGGCCATAGCGTGAGAGAGTATCTGGAGGGCAAAAGGGTGCGACATTTCAAGCCACTCAAATTTTTGTTTTGGTCAGCGGCTATCAATTTCTTGATTTTCCATTACATCGGCCTTGACAAGGAGTTGATGCAAAAGTTGTCGGACCAACAACAAGGCAGTCACCCCATCGGCCAGCGATTGTCGCAAAAAGTTTTTCAGGTGCTCAGCGACCACCCTGCCCTCATGCTTTTTTGCATGATTCCTTTCATTGCCTTTTGGTCGTGGCTTTTGTTTCGACGGAGAGGCTACAACTACGCCGAACATTTTGTGCTCAACACCTTTTTGATGGGCGAACTAACGATGGCAAGCGTCGTCACCTTGCCCATCTCAAAGTTTTTGAGCAGCGTTTCGACTACTGCTTGGCCGATGACGTTGTTCTCGCTCATGCTTTGGGTGGTATATTTTGGCTGGGCTTACAGTCAATTGTTGCAGCATCGCAAAATTGGGGTCTGGCTGAAGGGAGGCTTGTCTATTTTGCTGGGATACATCTTTTTGATAATGGTCATCACGATTTTTGTGGTCATCGTCATCATCTTTTTCAGGCCTCAAATGGAGGCTTGGCTGGCGAGTTGA
- a CDS encoding superoxide dismutase: MEKRTFLKTSLVLGIAAAAAPILKACKGSSKNPSATTGYPVIPPPKMRRTTPFELPKLPYDIAALEPHIDKMTMEIHHGRHHNAYVSNLNEAVKNTVYAEYELEDIVTRVTSSDEDKKIRNNAGGHWNHTFFWQIMAPPSNGGGGLPFGQLATAINSQFGSFEKFQEEFGNAAKSVFGSGWAWLCVGKDKGLFISTTPNQDNPLMLSIVKQTGTPILGLDVWEHAYYLKYQNKRPDYVTAFWNLIHWKEVGLRYEKALFG, encoded by the coding sequence ATGGAAAAAAGAACCTTTCTAAAAACAAGCCTTGTTCTTGGCATTGCCGCTGCGGCTGCCCCCATTCTAAAAGCTTGCAAAGGCTCGTCAAAAAATCCAAGCGCCACCACAGGCTACCCGGTCATTCCGCCTCCAAAAATGCGGCGCACCACCCCCTTCGAATTGCCCAAACTTCCCTACGACATCGCCGCACTGGAGCCGCACATTGACAAAATGACGATGGAAATCCATCATGGCCGCCACCACAACGCCTACGTCTCCAACCTCAACGAGGCCGTCAAGAACACCGTGTATGCTGAATACGAGTTGGAAGACATCGTGACGCGCGTTACCTCCAGCGACGAGGACAAAAAAATCCGCAACAACGCGGGCGGCCACTGGAACCACACATTTTTCTGGCAAATCATGGCCCCTCCATCCAACGGAGGCGGAGGCCTTCCTTTTGGGCAATTGGCCACCGCCATCAATAGCCAATTCGGCTCGTTTGAAAAATTTCAGGAAGAATTTGGCAACGCAGCCAAAAGCGTGTTTGGCTCTGGTTGGGCTTGGCTATGTGTGGGGAAAGACAAAGGCCTATTCATCAGCACGACACCCAATCAGGACAACCCGTTGATGCTCAGCATCGTGAAGCAAACAGGCACCCCCATTCTTGGCCTTGATGTGTGGGAACACGCCTACTATCTCAAGTATCAAAACAAGCGCCCCGACTATGTGACGGCCTTCTGGAACCTCATCCATTGGAAAGAGGTAGGGCTGCGATATGAAAAGGCATTGTTCGGATAA
- a CDS encoding SRPBCC family protein, giving the protein MAVYSLKRVQRLPISLDEAWDFFSSPLNLKEITPPYMGFQVTSDPAFLEKMYAGQIISYTVKPLLGIPLFWMTEITHVEDKKFFVDEQRVGPYSIWHHQHHFKSVPGGVEMTDLVHYKIPLGFLGDFANWLFIRRQLNEIFDYRWRKLEEMFGVNTP; this is encoded by the coding sequence ATGGCCGTTTATTCGTTGAAGCGCGTTCAGCGCCTCCCCATCTCGTTGGACGAAGCATGGGATTTTTTCTCCTCTCCTCTGAATTTGAAGGAAATAACGCCCCCCTACATGGGTTTTCAAGTCACGTCCGACCCAGCCTTTTTGGAAAAGATGTATGCCGGGCAAATCATTTCTTATACGGTGAAACCCTTGTTGGGCATCCCGCTTTTTTGGATGACGGAAATCACGCACGTCGAAGACAAAAAGTTCTTCGTGGACGAGCAGCGCGTAGGCCCATACTCCATCTGGCACCATCAACATCATTTCAAATCCGTCCCGGGTGGGGTGGAAATGACGGACTTGGTGCATTACAAAATCCCCTTGGGCTTTTTGGGCGATTTTGCCAACTGGCTTTTCATTCGCCGCCAACTCAACGAGATTTTTGACTACCGATGGAGAAAGTTGGAGGAGATGTTCGGAGTCAACACCCCTTGA